Proteins encoded together in one Thermococcus barophilus MP window:
- a CDS encoding aminotransferase-like domain-containing protein, with protein sequence MEEMLQKKLESKVLDYESYFSEKALQMKASEIRELLKLVETSDVISMAGGLPNPATFPKEEIKQIAQEVIEEHADKALQYGTTKGFTPLRLKIAEWLRDRYGIPISKVDIMVVSGSQQALDLIGRTFINPGDLIVVEAPTYLAALNAFKYYEPNFIQIPLDDEGMRVDLLEEKLRKLKAENKKVKFVYTVPTFQNPAGVTMSEERRKYLVELASEYDFLVIEDDPYGELRYSGKPVPPIKKFDTEGRVFYFGTFSKILAPGFRLGWIAGEPHFIRKIEIAKQAVDLCTNPFGQVIAWKFLEKGLLEKHIPRIIKFYKPKRDAMLDALEDYMPEGVKWTKPEGGMFVWATVPESIDTKKMLEKAVAKGVAYVPGEAFFAYRDVKNTMRLNFTYVDEEKIKIGIQKLAETIKEELGM encoded by the coding sequence ATGGAAGAGATGCTTCAAAAAAAGTTGGAATCCAAAGTACTGGATTATGAGAGTTATTTCTCAGAAAAAGCCTTACAGATGAAAGCATCTGAAATTAGAGAGCTCTTAAAGCTCGTTGAGACTTCTGATGTAATCTCTATGGCGGGAGGATTACCTAACCCCGCAACGTTTCCAAAGGAGGAGATTAAGCAGATTGCTCAAGAAGTCATTGAGGAGCATGCTGATAAAGCCCTTCAGTATGGAACAACAAAAGGGTTCACTCCATTAAGGCTTAAAATCGCAGAGTGGTTACGAGATAGATACGGAATCCCGATCTCAAAAGTGGACATAATGGTTGTCTCTGGCTCACAGCAAGCTTTGGATCTAATCGGGAGGACCTTCATTAATCCTGGAGACTTGATAGTTGTTGAAGCACCAACATATTTAGCAGCTTTAAATGCCTTCAAGTACTATGAGCCGAATTTCATTCAGATCCCCCTTGACGATGAGGGAATGAGGGTTGATCTTCTTGAAGAAAAGCTGAGAAAACTCAAAGCAGAGAATAAGAAGGTTAAGTTTGTTTATACTGTTCCAACATTCCAGAATCCTGCAGGTGTGACAATGAGCGAGGAGAGAAGAAAGTACCTTGTAGAGCTTGCAAGTGAATATGACTTCTTGGTCATTGAGGATGATCCATACGGTGAGCTCCGTTACTCAGGTAAACCAGTTCCACCGATAAAGAAGTTTGACACTGAGGGAAGGGTATTCTACTTTGGAACATTCTCAAAGATTCTTGCTCCAGGATTTAGACTCGGCTGGATAGCAGGGGAGCCGCACTTCATAAGGAAGATTGAGATTGCCAAGCAGGCAGTCGATCTCTGTACAAATCCATTTGGTCAGGTTATCGCATGGAAGTTCCTTGAAAAGGGGCTCTTGGAGAAGCACATACCGAGGATAATAAAGTTCTACAAGCCAAAGAGGGACGCAATGCTTGACGCCCTTGAGGACTACATGCCAGAGGGGGTTAAGTGGACAAAGCCTGAGGGTGGTATGTTTGTCTGGGCAACGGTTCCAGAAAGCATTGACACGAAGAAGATGCTTGAAAAGGCAGTTGCAAAGGGTGTTGCCTATGTCCCAGGAGAGGCGTTCTTTGCGTACAGAGATGTCAAGAACACAATGCGTTTGAACTTCACATACGTTGACGAAGAGAAGATTAAGATTGGAATCCAAAAGCTTGCTGAGACAATTAAAGAAGAGCTTGGTATGTGA
- a CDS encoding ribose 1,5-bisphosphate isomerase has translation MTLVKEVYEIAEKIKNMEIRGAGKIARSAALALQIQAEKSKAKTAEELWKELKEAAKLLHSTRPTAVSLPNALRYVMYRGKIAYQGRADLEQLRFIVINAAKEFIHNSEKAIERIAEFGAKRIEDGDIIMTHCHSKAAIGVMKKAWDDGKDIKVIVTETRPKWQGKLTAKELAEYGIPVIYVVDSAARHYMKMTDKVIMGADSITANGAVINKIGTALIALTAKEHRVWVMIAAETYKFHPETMLGQLVEIEMRDPHEVIPKEELETWPKNIEVWNPAFDVTPPEYVDVIITEKGVIPPYAAIDILKEEFGWAFKYTEPWED, from the coding sequence ATGACACTGGTTAAAGAAGTCTATGAGATTGCCGAAAAAATCAAGAATATGGAAATTAGAGGAGCAGGAAAGATAGCCAGATCCGCAGCTCTTGCCCTGCAAATACAGGCTGAAAAAAGTAAGGCTAAAACTGCAGAAGAGCTCTGGAAAGAACTGAAAGAGGCAGCAAAACTTTTACACTCAACAAGACCGACCGCTGTTTCTCTTCCAAATGCCCTGAGATACGTCATGTATAGAGGTAAAATTGCGTATCAAGGAAGAGCGGACTTAGAACAGCTGAGATTTATCGTAATAAATGCTGCAAAGGAGTTCATCCACAATTCAGAGAAAGCCATAGAGAGGATAGCAGAATTCGGGGCAAAAAGAATCGAAGATGGGGATATAATAATGACCCACTGCCACTCAAAAGCCGCTATAGGCGTTATGAAAAAAGCGTGGGATGATGGAAAGGACATCAAGGTTATTGTAACAGAAACAAGACCTAAGTGGCAGGGCAAGCTGACGGCAAAGGAATTGGCAGAGTATGGAATCCCAGTAATTTATGTCGTTGACTCAGCAGCGAGACACTACATGAAGATGACCGATAAAGTCATCATGGGGGCTGACAGCATAACAGCCAATGGGGCTGTGATAAACAAAATTGGAACTGCTTTGATAGCTTTAACAGCTAAAGAGCACAGGGTCTGGGTTATGATTGCAGCTGAAACCTACAAATTCCATCCAGAGACAATGCTCGGTCAGCTGGTTGAAATTGAGATGAGAGATCCTCATGAAGTTATTCCAAAGGAAGAGCTTGAGACATGGCCAAAGAACATTGAAGTCTGGAACCCTGCATTTGACGTTACACCTCCCGAATATGTAGATGTCATCATAACTGAGAAAGGAGTAATTCCGCCGTATGCAGCAATTGACATATTAAAGGAAGAGTTTGGCTGGGCTTTCAAGTATACAGAACCTTGGGAAGACTGA
- a CDS encoding fibrillarin-like rRNA/tRNA 2'-O-methyltransferase — protein MKIKKHKFPGVYVFIDEDGSEKIATKNLVPGQKVYGERIVKWEGEEYRIWNPRRSKLAAAIMNGLKNFPIKPGVSVLYLGIASGTTASHVSDIVGWEGKIFGIEFSPRVLRELVPIVEERRNIIPILGDATKPEEYRALVTKVDVIFEDVAQPTQAKILIDNAKAYLKSRGYGMIAVKSRSIDVTKEPEEVFKMVEEELGEYFEIVERISLEPYEKDHALFVVRKP, from the coding sequence ATGAAGATTAAAAAGCACAAATTCCCTGGCGTTTACGTGTTCATTGATGAAGATGGAAGCGAGAAAATTGCAACCAAGAATTTAGTTCCGGGGCAGAAGGTTTACGGCGAGCGTATAGTGAAGTGGGAAGGTGAAGAGTACAGAATCTGGAACCCAAGGAGGTCAAAGCTTGCCGCTGCAATTATGAATGGTCTCAAAAACTTCCCAATCAAACCTGGGGTGAGCGTTCTCTATTTGGGGATTGCAAGCGGTACAACTGCTTCTCACGTGAGCGACATCGTTGGATGGGAGGGCAAAATATTTGGAATTGAGTTCTCACCAAGGGTTCTGAGGGAATTGGTTCCAATTGTTGAGGAGAGAAGGAACATAATCCCAATCCTTGGAGATGCCACGAAGCCTGAAGAATACAGAGCGTTGGTTACGAAGGTTGATGTTATCTTTGAGGATGTTGCCCAGCCAACTCAGGCAAAAATCTTGATTGATAATGCAAAGGCTTACCTCAAGAGCAGAGGGTATGGAATGATCGCCGTTAAGAGCAGAAGCATTGACGTTACAAAGGAGCCAGAAGAAGTCTTCAAGATGGTTGAGGAAGAGCTGGGCGAGTACTTTGAGATTGTTGAGCGCATTTCTCTGGAGCCATATGAAAAAGATCATGCACTCTTTGTGGTCAGAAAACCCTGA
- a CDS encoding rRNA biogenesis Nop5/Nop56-like protein (functions along with aFIB and aL7a; guides 2'-O-methylation of ribose to specific sites in RNAs): MKAYISENVQGIYAFDESGNLIAKREYREKPEIALDRLLSGEITDDLIAFLEELKEKGYEEFIFEHPDLSRKAKELGFNADAEFPNLAGEILRKRPEEFLGKEWFERYYSVGVALTRLRIQEQSGARDKMVIQAIEALDDIDKVINLLVSRLREWYSLHFPELDEILPKHPQYVAFVKNIGHRENVTKENLEKLGFSEGKIERILKAKEKTMGAWMDEKDIKIIQDFAKEIDDLYKLREEIEDYIDRAMDDVAPNLKGLVGAKLAARLISLAGGLKELAMMPSSTIQVLGAEKALFRHLRTGAKPPKHGVIYQYPAINKSPWWQRGKIARALAGKLAIAARVDYFSGEYIAEELKKELEARIKEIKEKYPNPPKRKEKPKKKKKEKFKKGKKFKGKEKGKKFKGKKEKGKRRR, translated from the coding sequence ATGAAAGCTTACATAAGCGAAAACGTTCAGGGAATTTATGCCTTTGATGAGAGCGGCAACCTAATCGCCAAGAGAGAGTACAGAGAAAAGCCTGAGATAGCCTTGGATAGACTCTTGTCTGGTGAGATTACTGATGATCTGATAGCATTTCTTGAAGAGCTTAAAGAGAAAGGTTATGAAGAGTTCATTTTTGAGCATCCAGATTTAAGCAGGAAAGCAAAAGAGCTTGGCTTTAATGCAGATGCGGAATTCCCAAATTTAGCCGGAGAGATACTCAGGAAAAGACCAGAAGAGTTTCTCGGTAAAGAATGGTTTGAACGCTATTATTCTGTTGGTGTAGCCTTGACTCGTTTGAGGATTCAGGAGCAGAGCGGAGCAAGGGACAAGATGGTGATTCAGGCAATTGAAGCTTTGGATGATATTGACAAGGTCATAAACCTGCTCGTCTCAAGGCTTAGGGAGTGGTATTCACTTCACTTCCCGGAGCTTGATGAGATCTTACCAAAGCACCCGCAGTATGTTGCTTTTGTTAAGAACATAGGGCATAGGGAGAATGTAACTAAAGAGAACCTCGAAAAGCTCGGCTTTAGCGAGGGCAAAATTGAGAGAATTCTCAAGGCTAAGGAAAAGACTATGGGCGCATGGATGGATGAAAAGGACATCAAGATAATTCAAGATTTTGCTAAAGAAATCGATGACCTCTACAAGCTTAGAGAAGAGATTGAAGACTACATTGACAGGGCGATGGATGACGTTGCACCAAACCTCAAAGGTCTCGTTGGTGCAAAGCTTGCCGCTCGTTTGATAAGCTTGGCTGGCGGGTTGAAGGAGCTGGCAATGATGCCGTCATCGACAATTCAGGTTCTTGGTGCTGAAAAAGCTCTCTTCAGACACTTAAGGACTGGTGCAAAGCCGCCAAAGCATGGTGTTATCTACCAGTATCCAGCAATCAACAAGTCTCCATGGTGGCAAAGGGGTAAAATTGCAAGAGCATTGGCTGGTAAGTTAGCAATAGCTGCTCGTGTGGACTACTTCTCAGGTGAGTACATAGCTGAGGAGCTGAAGAAAGAGCTTGAGGCAAGAATCAAAGAAATTAAAGAGAAGTATCCGAATCCGCCGAAGAGGAAGGAGAAGCCGAAGAAGAAAAAGAAGGAGAAGTTCAAGAAGGGGAAAAAGTTCAAGGGGAAGGAAAAAGGAAAGAAGTTCAAAGGCAAAAAGGAGAAAGGTAAAAGAAGGAGGTGA
- a CDS encoding OsmC family protein yields the protein MVVSMPTIKVSVIGESVSPTRMIVKGKKTEYVVDKDESSPLEYILAAFAGCINIVGFMVAKDMNLDIEKIIVEISGKLNTDKLMGKNVEDRAGYKEIKVKVKVQGNVEEGKLKEWIAKVEERCPIGDNIMHETPVCVEVEKA from the coding sequence ATGGTGGTATCTATGCCCACGATTAAGGTTTCCGTAATAGGCGAAAGCGTTTCTCCAACGAGGATGATAGTCAAAGGAAAGAAAACTGAATACGTTGTTGATAAAGATGAGTCAAGCCCCCTTGAATACATTTTGGCAGCATTTGCAGGTTGCATAAACATTGTTGGGTTTATGGTTGCAAAGGATATGAACCTTGATATAGAAAAAATCATCGTTGAAATTAGTGGAAAGCTCAATACAGACAAACTCATGGGCAAAAACGTTGAAGATAGAGCGGGATATAAGGAGATTAAGGTCAAAGTCAAGGTTCAGGGGAACGTCGAAGAGGGGAAGCTTAAAGAATGGATTGCCAAAGTAGAAGAGAGATGTCCGATAGGAGATAACATAATGCACGAAACCCCCGTCTGTGTTGAAGTTGAAAAAGCTTAG
- a CDS encoding TIGR00266 family protein encodes MRYEIKHRPSFSLVEVELERGEAVQAEAGAMVFMSPSIKIETKAKGGIFGALKRSLLAGESFFINIFKAERDGGKVGFAPPYPGDIEAFEIDGTLYAQSGAFLASSADIKIDTKWGGAKTFFAREGLFLLKMSGRGVVFLSSYGAIQKVELNNEHFIIDTGHLVAFSEGLDFRVKRVGGLKSTFLSGEGLVAEFYGTGTLYIQTRSLDSFLSWIIPHLPTKD; translated from the coding sequence GTGAGGTATGAGATAAAGCATAGACCAAGTTTTAGCTTAGTTGAGGTTGAGCTGGAAAGGGGAGAAGCAGTACAAGCGGAAGCGGGGGCTATGGTGTTTATGAGCCCCAGCATAAAAATAGAAACAAAGGCAAAGGGCGGCATTTTTGGAGCACTTAAGAGATCTCTCTTGGCTGGAGAAAGCTTTTTCATAAATATATTTAAAGCTGAAAGAGATGGGGGAAAAGTAGGGTTTGCACCGCCTTATCCTGGAGACATCGAAGCTTTTGAGATTGACGGAACATTATATGCTCAGAGCGGGGCATTTTTGGCAAGTTCAGCAGATATAAAGATTGATACAAAATGGGGAGGAGCAAAGACATTTTTTGCCAGAGAGGGGTTGTTCCTCCTGAAGATGAGCGGAAGGGGTGTGGTGTTCCTTTCAAGCTATGGAGCAATTCAAAAAGTTGAGCTGAACAATGAGCATTTTATAATTGACACCGGTCACTTGGTTGCATTCAGCGAAGGATTAGACTTCAGGGTTAAAAGGGTAGGGGGATTGAAAAGCACCTTCCTAAGTGGGGAAGGTTTGGTTGCGGAGTTCTATGGAACAGGGACTCTTTATATTCAAACAAGGAGTTTAGACAGCTTTTTAAGCTGGATTATTCCACACCTGCCAACAAAGGATTAA